Genomic segment of Leuconostoc mesenteroides subsp. mesenteroides:
CAACGAACGCAAAAAATTTTTAACAGCCAACTAAAAAATTAATAACGAACAATAAAAAGCCGACTAGTATTAATCTAGTCGGCTTTTTAACGAGTTTCATTTTAATAACTGTCTTTGAAATTCAACTCCCCCATTGCTTCATGGTAACACAACTATGCATATTTAATTATATAGTTTTGGAATATTCATACAAAAATCTTAGCAGAATTCATAACAAATCGAGAAATATCTTGGTGTTTGCCTACCCAATGACGTTAAATTTAATTCTGCTATGTCCCCAATTTATGCAAATTAAAAGCCTAACAGGTTCCACAACTGATAGCCAGAAACACTTAAGGGAGTAAGTCACTCTGTAAAATGGAATGCCTGTCAGACCATACATTCATTATACATGATGATTTGTTAAAAATGTAACAAACTGTCGTGTTTTAAACATCGCTACCAAAACTGTATAATGTTTATTTTTTTAGTCGAAAGCACTAATGTCCATTCGGTGGTTTATTCATTGAAAGAAAAATAATGCCTTTTTGATAGTGAGTTAAAAAATAAAACCAAAAATACCAACCGTAAATTCATCTGATTGAACGTTTTTATTATATTTAAATTTAAAACCACTCATCATCTACTGCTCTTTGTAATGTCATTGGGCCAGTTTGCGATTTAATCACAAAATCATCTGATGTTAATCCCGTCCTCTTTACAAAATTTGTAATGAAAGTGCTGATATCTGTATTGGGATCATCATTTGTGCGTAAGGTTACAAGATAGTGTTTACTTTCGGGATTACTCCAGATGCCTAAATCACTCAGCGCATCCAAGTCTAATCTGCTAATTGAGTTATCAATTGTAATTTTATATTGTCGGCGATGCAAAACATTACTTATTCCCATGATAGTCTCCTATGATTACTTATTCTGATATTAAATACCTAAAAAATATCATGAAAACGCTTTCTTGTCAAACAAACAAATTTTATTCGCTTTTTCTTATTTTATATTTTGCCAAATCTATCAGTAAAACCATCAATAATTAATGTGATTAAATATGTTTCAAACAAAGGTATAGCCACAAAAAATACTTGCATCACGTTAGATAGCATCGAAATTTTATCTTCTAGTCCCCCAATTCCCCAGATAGCAAAAAACAACGCCCAGATCAGACGTTGTTTTTTGTTTGTATAATGCTCTGTAATCCTTGTGAATCTAAAAGTGGGCTTTTATCTTATAAATTGGTTGACCTTTAGCCATAAACTTCTGTTCATACTCGGTCTCAACATTCCCTTGTACCTTATCTTCATCAGCATGCAAATCCAACGTGTAATCTTCCGATGCCCATCGCATGCCAAAGTCCATAAAACTAACCATTGAATACTCAAATAAATGACGATTATCTGTTTTGAACTCAACTTCGCCATGATCTGGCAAAACCGCTTCATAAGATTTCAAGAATGACTTATAAGTTAATCGACGGGATTCATGACGCTTTTTTGGCCAAGGATCAGAAAAGTTCAAGTAAACTTTGCTAACTTCTCCCTTCTCAAAATATGTCTCAACACCATTTCCATTACCATAAATATAACGTAAATTTGGTAATGTACCGACTTGATCAAAGCTCTTACGCGCTGCAATGGCAATTGCCGTTTCTTGAATTTCCATACCAATATAATTAATTTCCGGATGTGCCAAGGCCATGCCAAGAATAAACTGCCCTTTACCAGAACCAATCTCCAGATGTATTGGTTGTTCTTGATCAAATAATGATTGCCATTGTCCAATTTGTGCCGTTGCACGATCTTGACCAATCACTATATCTGAATGCTCAGCTAGCCAATCGCTAGCCCAAGGTTTTGAGCGTAAATGCATAAAATTTCTCCGTTACTTTTTCATTTTTTTAATCATGTATGGAATATAACTTTTTTGTAGCCCAACAGTAACTACAATCAATAATACAAATAATAACAATATCCGTTGTAAAGATCCACTTGTTACGGCTACCGTAACAATCAACAACGTGCAAACAATGTAATTCACTAACCTATGCACCCGAATAAAGGCGCTTTGTTTCTGAGAATTGGTAATTGGCATTAAACGCGTCCAAATTTTCTTCTGCGTATCTGAAAATAGTGGCAATAACTGAAAATTAACAAGATATACGACCAATGCACCAATCACAGCAACTAGCCAATCGGGTGCAGTCTGCAACACACCTACGACAATCATCCCCACAACTATTAATCTAAGCACTAAAGGCAATATTTCCGTGTCTCGCGCCAACCTTGTCCAGTATAACCGCACCATTGCTGGCTTGTCCTTTATCAAACATTGCAAACAAAAATCAAGGTAACGTCGTCTTTTAATCGATTTAGGTTGATTGGGAATTTCAGCAAAAAGTGCAAAAAAATGCAATACTCTTTGCTTTTGCTGTTGTGCTTGTTGTGTTGCGATGACCCAGTTAATTGCAAATGATTTTGCCTTATGATTGCTGATATGAAAATAGTAAGCCGTTACTACCATCAGTATCAACCAAGTACTCATCAAAATACACACTTGCATCTGAGTCAATATAAGAATAAATTCTAAGAAAATGCTAGGCAATAAAACACGAAAGAGAAGTCCTTCAGCTGTTGAATTCGCTTCAAATATTATAATCGTTTGCACACGTTGCTTCAAAAATAGTTTATCTCGTTCAAATAACAAGAGAAGCATCTTATAACTGATTGCAAAAATCAGCAAAGAACTAATCCGTAATAAACCGTTGACATAAATTCGCAATAGAATTGGTACGATGGCACCGACAAAAGTAGCTTGCCATACACTCGCATATACAATACTCAAGGTCACAGAACGCGTCAAATATTTTTTGATAATTTCCGAGTCATTTCCGAGTAAGTAAAGCCGGTCTGCTGGCTTAAAGTACGTAATTAAATCACCTATCTGTAGTCCTATAAGTAACCACGCAATGATGATTACTTGCCACCAATTAGAGCGCCAAAACATCATCGACTGCGGCGTACTGAGCAATTCGCGATAAGCAAGTACAATACCACCCAAAGCAATAACCAAAAAAATTACAAAATGATCATTAAATAATAATCGCAGATACTTAGCACTTGTTCGTTGTTCATCCCGAAAACGCCGCCAAAATAAATCGCTAGCCTTCATTAGCTAACTCCTTTTGCATTAAATCAAACAAATCATCAAGATGATCGACTGTCAACTGATTTTCTTCTGCTAAAGCGGAAGGCGTCCCCACGAAACGTACTTTACCGTCATGCAGCACAACGAATCTGTCCACAAAGGTCGCCGCGGAAGCTAATAAGTGCGTTGTCATTAAAACACTATTCCCAAGTTTTGCTTGTTCCCTCATCAAAGATACGACATCCCGCTGCGCTAATGTATCTAACCCCAAAAAAGGCTCGTCAACAATTAGCAATGGGGCGTTTAACATAAATGCAGACACGAGCATTACTTTTTGTCGCATCCCTTTAGAAAAGTGAATTGGTAACCAATTTAGCTTATCTTCTAGTCTAAACATAGTTAATAATGGTACAACACGTCCCCAAGTATTCTTGTCATCTTTTTCATGTGCCGCTAGCATCAAATGTAAATGTTCACCCAATGTCAATTCGTCATACAATATTGGTTGTTCAGGAATGTATGCAATTTGTGATTTAAAGGCTGTCGGCTCTGATACTATATTTATATCATTAAGAATAATAGAACCCATTTGAGGCTGTAACTCCCCGATGATGTGATTAATTGTCGTTGATTTCCCAGCACCATTTAGACCAATCAGGGCAACGATTTCACCATTAGGCACGTCAAAAGAAATGTTTTTCAATATATTATTTCCTGCGTACCCACCAGATATATTGTTAATTTTTAATCCCATATATTTATTATAGCAAGCATTACGTGACATTTGTATGAAATATGTAAATATGGATAATAACTGTCTCTTTTCAATTCGTTTACTAAAACAACGCTTTATTTT
This window contains:
- the trmB gene encoding tRNA (guanosine(46)-N7)-methyltransferase TrmB, with amino-acid sequence MHLRSKPWASDWLAEHSDIVIGQDRATAQIGQWQSLFDQEQPIHLEIGSGKGQFILGMALAHPEINYIGMEIQETAIAIAARKSFDQVGTLPNLRYIYGNGNGVETYFEKGEVSKVYLNFSDPWPKKRHESRRLTYKSFLKSYEAVLPDHGEVEFKTDNRHLFEYSMVSFMDFGMRWASEDYTLDLHADEDKVQGNVETEYEQKFMAKGQPIYKIKAHF
- a CDS encoding ABC transporter permease produces the protein MKASDLFWRRFRDEQRTSAKYLRLLFNDHFVIFLVIALGGIVLAYRELLSTPQSMMFWRSNWWQVIIIAWLLIGLQIGDLITYFKPADRLYLLGNDSEIIKKYLTRSVTLSIVYASVWQATFVGAIVPILLRIYVNGLLRISSLLIFAISYKMLLLLFERDKLFLKQRVQTIIIFEANSTAEGLLFRVLLPSIFLEFILILTQMQVCILMSTWLILMVVTAYYFHISNHKAKSFAINWVIATQQAQQQKQRVLHFFALFAEIPNQPKSIKRRRYLDFCLQCLIKDKPAMVRLYWTRLARDTEILPLVLRLIVVGMIVVGVLQTAPDWLVAVIGALVVYLVNFQLLPLFSDTQKKIWTRLMPITNSQKQSAFIRVHRLVNYIVCTLLIVTVAVTSGSLQRILLLFVLLIVVTVGLQKSYIPYMIKKMKK
- a CDS encoding ATP-binding cassette domain-containing protein, yielding MGLKINNISGGYAGNNILKNISFDVPNGEIVALIGLNGAGKSTTINHIIGELQPQMGSIILNDINIVSEPTAFKSQIAYIPEQPILYDELTLGEHLHLMLAAHEKDDKNTWGRVVPLLTMFRLEDKLNWLPIHFSKGMRQKVMLVSAFMLNAPLLIVDEPFLGLDTLAQRDVVSLMREQAKLGNSVLMTTHLLASAATFVDRFVVLHDGKVRFVGTPSALAEENQLTVDHLDDLFDLMQKELANEG